AAATTACTTCTACGTCAGCGAGCAGTAAGCTAGTTTCGGACAAAGGAGAATTATGCAGTTCTTAAATAATTTCATTGTCTAGCTTCCATGGGGGCAGTTGTCGGCCATGACCTTATATTCCACGGTGTTAAGCTTGCCCGTAGAGTCTTCATAGGTCATGCGCGAAGGGGCAACCCCACAGGTTTTATTGGCTTGCGTGACACTGACGACCTTGTGGATATCGAGGTTCATACCATATTCATAATGAACAACTTCAGGAGGAGTCTTGCCGTTCCTTGAGGCATATTGCTCCATTGCTTGTTGGTTCTCTTGCATCATTCGACCATACACGCGGTCACCGCCACCTTCAGCCATGGCTAATGAAGATAAGGTCAAAATCGAAGCGGCGC
This genomic window from Pseudomonas sp. Bout1 contains:
- a CDS encoding DUF2790 domain-containing protein; amino-acid sequence: MTAVKAFCAASILTLSSLAMAEGGGDRVYGRMMQENQQAMEQYASRNGKTPPEVVHYEYGMNLDIHKVVSVTQANKTCGVAPSRMTYEDSTGKLNTVEYKVMADNCPHGS